From a single Vitis vinifera cultivar Pinot Noir 40024 chromosome 18, ASM3070453v1 genomic region:
- the LOC100265403 gene encoding pentatricopeptide repeat-containing protein At1g71490 gives MPHPSYFLPKGLFVSQIQRFIPKKWKQSIKPVDIQHVHPSASCNALESAQETFTSVDASMIDSLLTSLKEFTSRGNLLDAFKTVSLIRLHASSASQDLIVHPISSLLSSCTDVKSLAEGRQLHGHIISLGFEQHPILVPKLVTFYSAFNLLVDAHVITENSNILHPFPWNLLISSYVRNGFCQKALSAYKQMVKKGIRPDNFTYPSVLKACGEELDLGFGKEVHESINASRIKWSLIVHNALISMYGKCGKVGIARDLFDKIPERDAVSWNSMISVYASMGMWNEAFELFGSMWAEDIELNIIIWNTIAGGYLRTGNYKGALELLSQMRKCGSHLDSVALIIGLGACSHIGDAKLGKEIHSFAIRSCFGEVDTVKNALITMYSRCKDLKHAYLLFQLMEAKSLITWNSIISGCCHMDRSEEASFLLREMLLFGIEPNYVTIASVLPLCARVANLQHGKEFHCYMTRREDFKDHLLLWNALVDMYARSGKVLEARRVFDMLGERDKMTYTSMIAGYGMQGEGQAALKLFEEMNNFQIKPDHITMIAVLSACSHSGLVTQGQLLFEKMRSLYGLTPHLEHFACMTDLFGRAGLLNKAKEIIRNMPYKPTPAMWATLIGACRIHRNTEIGEWAAEKLLEMKPENPGYYVLIANMYAAAGCWNKLAKVRIFMRDLGVRKAPGCAWVDVGTGFSPFLVDDTSNANADEIYPLLEGLTMVMKEAGYISSEDFGSGDETSGEFNEEMKLVSNNRC, from the coding sequence ATGCCTCATCCATCTTATTTTCTTCCAAAGGGCCTTTTTGTGTCCCAAATCCAAAGATTCATACctaaaaaatggaaacaaagtATCAAACCAGTAGATATTCAACATGTTCATCCATCTGCATCCTGCAATGCACTAGAATCTGCCCAAGAGACATTCACAAGTGTTGATGCATCTATGATAGATTCCCTTCTCACATCCTTGAAGGAGTTTACAAGCCGAGGCAATCTATTGGATGCCTTCAAAACTGTCTCTTTGATTAGACTCCATGCTTCTTCTGCTTCTCAGGACCTCATTGTACACCCCATATCTTCTCTTTTATCATCATGTACTGATGTCAAATCCCTTGCAGAGGGTCGACAGCTCCATGGCCACATTATATCTTTGGGTTTTGAACAACATCCCATTTTGGTTCCTAAGCTTGTCACCTTCTACTCAGCCTTTAATCTCCTGGTTGATGCCCATGTTATAACTGAGAATTCAAATATTTTGCATCCTTTTCCTTGGAATCTGCTTATCTCTTCCTATGTTAGAAATGGGTTTTGTCAGAAGGCTCTGTCTGCCTATAAACAAATGGTGAAGAAAGGGATTAGACCAGATAATTTCACTTATCCATCTGTTCTCAAGGCTTGTGGTGAAGAACTTGATTTGGGCTTCGGAAAGGAGGTTCATGAGTCCATCAATGCTAGTCGTATTAAGTGGAGCTTGATTGTGCATAATGCATTAATTTCCATGTATGGTAAGTGTGGGAAGGTGGGTATTGCTCGTGACTTGTTTGATAAAATTCCAGAAAGGGATGCAGTTTCTTGGAACTCAATGATTTCAGTTTACGCCTCCATGGGTATGTGGAATGAAGCATTTGAGCTTTTTGGAAGCATGTGGGCAGAGGATATTGAATTGAACATTATTATTTGGAATACCATAGCTGGGGGTTACTTGCGGACAGGTAATTATAAGGGTGCACTAGAATTGCTTTCTCAGATGAGAAAATGTGGCAGTCATTTGGATTCTGTGGCATTGATCATTGGTTTGGGTGCATGTTCCCATATTGGGGATGCAAAACTGGGGAAAGAGATCCACAGTTTTGCAATCCGTAGttgttttggtgaggttgataCTGTAAAAAATGCGTTAATCACTATGTATTCTAGGTGTAAGGATCTCAAGCATGCATATTTGTTATTCCAATTGATGGAAGCTAAGAGTTTAATTACCTGGAACTCCATAATTTCTGGTTGCTGTCATATGGATCGATCCGAGGAAGCCTCCTTCCTTTTAAGAGAGATGTTGCTTTTTGGCATTGAACCAAATTATGTGACAATTGCAAGCGTTCTTCCTCTCTGTGCTCGAGTAGCAAATTTGCAACATGGGAAAGAGTTCCACTGCTACATGACTAGGCGTGAGGATTTCAAGGATCATCTGTTACTATGGAATGCTCTTGTGGATATGTATGCAAGATCAGGAAAAGTTTTAGAAGCTAGAAGAGTGTTTGATATGTTGGGCGAGAGGGATAAGATGACTTATACCTCCATGATTGCTGGATATGGGATGCAAGGAGAGGGACAGGCTGCATTAAAACTGTTTGAAGAGATGAACAATTTCCAGATCAAACCTGATCATATAACCATGATTGCAGTTCTATCAGCATGCAGCCATTCAGGTCTTGTAACTCAAGGTCAActgctttttgaaaaaatgaggAGTCTCTATGGTCTTACTCCACATTTAGAGCACTTTGCTTGCATGACTGATCTTTTTGGTAGGGCAGGTTTATTAAATAAGGCAAAggaaataattagaaatatgcCTTACAAGCCAACTCCTGCTATGTGGGCCACTCTCATAGGAGCCTGTCGGATTCATCGAAATACAGAGATAGGGGAATGGGCAGCTGAAAAACTGTTGGAAATGAAGCCTGAAAATCCAGGATACTATGTGTTGATTGCTAACATGTATGCTGCTGCTGGGTGTTGGAACAAGCTTGCAAAGGTGAGAATTTTCATGAGGGATTTGGGTGTGAGAAAGGCTCCTGGATGTGCTTGGGTTGATGTAGGCACTGGGTTTTCTCCCTTTCTGGTGGATGACACATCAAATGCTAATGCAGATGAGATTTATCCTTTGTTGGAAGGATTGACCATGGTAATGAAAGAAGCCGGTTATATTTCCAGTGAAGATTTTGGTTCTGGTGATGAAACTTCCGGGGAATTCAATGAGGAAATGAAATTAGTATCAAACAATAGATGTTGA
- the LOC100243104 gene encoding uncharacterized protein LOC100243104 — MSLLTNSTTLLRPSKLSPPLLHPHTASIATHFTQRRSRRCNLLRVSSSPQNPTATIAEPVTTTQSDEANGDGGDESILLSGSSVVRAFYAGINSHDLDSVEELIAHNCVYEDLIFPQPFVGRKAIMDFFNKFIDTISMELQFVIDDISEADSSAVGVTWHLEWKGRPFPFSKGCSFYRLEVLNGKRQIIYGRDSVEPFFKPGETALVAIRGVAWLLQRFPKLADWL; from the exons ATGAGCCTCCTCACAAACTCCACCACTCTCCTTCGACCATCAAAACTATCTCCGCCCCTCCTTCATCCCCACACAGCCTCCATTGCCACCCACTTCACTCAGAGAAGAAGCAGAAGATGCAACCTACTAAGGGTTTCATCTTCCCCACAAAACCCAACTGCCACCATTGCAGAACCAGTAACAACCACTCAAAGTGATGAAGCTAATGGTGATGGTGGTGATGAGTCCATATTGCTTTCTGGGTCCAGTGTTGTGAGGGCTTTCTATGCAGGAATCAATAGTCATGACCTTGATTCTGTGGAGGAGCTCATTGCCCACAACTGTGTCTATGAAGACCTCATCTTCCCCCAACCCTTTGTGGGTCGTAAG GCGATCATGGACTTCTTCAACAAATTTATTGATACCATAAGCATGGAATTGCAATTTGTGATTGATGACATATCAGAAGCTGATTCCTCGGCTGTTGGGGTTACATGGCACTTGG AATGGAAGGGGAGGCCTTTTCCATTTAGCAAAGGGTGCAGCTTTTATCGGTTGGAGGTGTTGAATGGCAAAAGGCAAATAAT TTATGGGCGAGATAGCGTGGAGCCATTTTTCAAGCCAGGAGAGACAGCTTTG GTAGCCATCAGGGGGGTAGCTTGGCTGCTGCAACGGTTTCCAAAATTAGCAGACTGGTTATGA
- the LOC100248221 gene encoding pentatricopeptide repeat-containing protein At1g71460, chloroplastic: protein MNTIDSPLLSTSIRLSPKTLLKPSNSLNKPNFKPSSTHLKTPLKSPENLTFSQKDAYPISLPLQSKNPHAIYSDNQTTPSRPTQTQFRTRLKSPKKKPFSEKDAFPMSLPLHTKNPHAIFSDIQRFARQGKLKEALTILDYCDQQGIPVNPTTFSSLLRACVESKSLTHGKQIHVHIRINGLENNEFLRTKLVHMYTSCGSLEDARGVFDGVSSKSVYTWNALLRGNVISGRRHYREALSTYSEMRELGVELNVYSFSCMIKSFAGATAFRQGLKAHALLIKNGLVDSSILRTSLIDMYFKCGKIKLARLMFEEIVERDVVVWGAMIAGFGHNRLQREALEYLRWMRREGICPNSVIMTTILPVIGEVGAWKLGREVHAYVVKTKSYSKQVFIQSALIDMYCKCGDMASGRQVFYASTERNAVSWTALMSGYVSNGRLDQALRSIAWMQQEGFRPDVVTVATVLPVCAELRALRQGKEIHSYAVKNGFLPNVSIATSLMVMYSKCGNLDYSFKLFDGMDARNVISWTAMIDSYVENGCLHEAVGVFRSMQLSKHRPDSVAMARILSICGELRVLKLGKEIHGQILKKDFESIPFVSAEIIKMYGKFGAISKAKLAFKAIPAKGSMAWTAIIEAYGYNDLYQDAINLFHQMQSDGFIPNHYTFKAVLSICERAELADDACLIFNLMSRRYRIKASNEHYSSIIELLNRVGRTEDAQRFIQMRSASP from the coding sequence ATGAACACCATAGACAGTCCCCTCCTATCCACTTCCATTCGCCTTTCTCCCAAAACCCTGCTAAAACCCTCAAATTCTCTCAATAAACCAAACTTCAAGCCCTCTTCAACCCACCTCAAAACTCCACTAAAATCACCGGAAAACCTAACTTTCTCACAAAAGGATGCATACCCAATATCCCTGCCACTCCAATCCAAGAACCCACATGCCATTTACAGTGACAATCAAACAACTCCCTCCAGACCCACCCAAACCCAGTTTAGAACCAGATTGAAATCACCCAAAAAGAAACCGTTCTCGGAAAAAGATGCATTTCCGATGTCCTTGCCACTACATACTAAGAACCCACATGCAATTTTCAGTGACATTCAGAGATTTGCCAGGCAGGGTAAGCTCAAAGAGGCTCTCACCATCTTGGACTACTGTGACCAACAAGGTATCCCTGTTAACCCCACTACATTCTCCTCCCTTCTCCGTGCCTGTGTTGAATCAAAGTCTTTGACACATGGTAAGCAAATTCATGTGCATATTAGAATAAATGGGCTTGAAAACAATGAATTTTTGCGAACAAAACTTGTTCACATGTACACATCTTGTGGTTCTTTGGAGGACGCTAGAGGGGTTTTTGATGGGGTTAGCTCTAAGAGTGTGTATACTTGGAATGCATTGCTGAGAGGCAATGTGATTTCAGGTCGAAGACATTACAGGGAGGCACTTTCGACTTATTCAGAAATGAGGGAATTGGGGGTTGAGTTGAATGTTTATAGTTTTTCTTGTATGATCAAGAGCTTTGCCGGTGCCACGGCATTCAGGCAAGGTTTAAAGGCTCATGCCCTTTTGATAAAGAATGGTTTGGTGGATAGTTCGATTCTGAGGACTAGTTTGATTGATATGTACTTCAAATGTGGTAAAATTAAACTTGCACGCCTTATGTTTGAAGAAATTGTTGAGAGAGATGTTGTGGTGTGGGGGGCTATGATTGCAGGGTTTGGGCATAATAGGTTGCAGAGAGAAGCATTGGAGTATCTGAGGTGGATGAGGAGAGAAGGGATATGTCCAAATTCTGTTATAATGACTACAATACTTCCAGTGATAGGGGAAGTGGGTGCCTGGAAATTGGGGAGGGAGGTTCATGCTTATGTGGTCAAGACAAAGAGTTATTCAAAGCAGGTGTTTATTCAGTCTGCATTGATTGATATGTATTGCAAGTGTGGGGATATGGCTTCAGGGAGACAAGTGTTTTATGCCTCTACAGAGAGGAATGCTGTTTCCTGGACTGCTTTGATGTCAGGTTATGTCTCAAATGGGAGGCTTGACCAGGCACTGAGATCGATAGCTTGGATGCAGCAAGAAGGGTTCAGGCCTGATGTTGTCACAGTTGCCACTGTTCTCCCGGTTTGTGCAGAGTTAAGGGCTTTGAGGCAGGGGAAGGAGATTCACAGTTATGCTGTGAAGAATGGGTTTCTGCCCAATGTATCTATAGCTACTTCTCTGATGGTTATGTACTCAAAGTGTGGAAACTTGGATTACTCTTTTAAGCTCTTTGATGGAATGGACGCAAGGAATGTGATCTCATGGACAGCCATGATTGATTCATATGTGGAAAATGGGTGTCTACATGAGGCAGTTGGTGTGTTTAGGTCTATGCAGTTGTCAAAGCACAGGCCAGACTCTGTTGCAATGGCGAGGATTTTGAGCATTTGTGGTGAACTTCGagttttgaagcttgggaaggAGATTCATGGACAGATCTTGAAGAAAGATTTTGAATCGATACCTTTTGTTTCTGCAGAAATAATTAAGATGTATGGAAAATTTGGAGCAATCAGTAAAGCAAAGTTGGCATTTAAGGCCATCCCTGCCAAGGGTTCTATGGCATGGACTGCCATTATAGAAGCTTATGGATATAACGATTTGTATCAGGATGCAATTAATCTTTTTCATCAGATGCAATCTGATGGTTTCATTCCAAATCATTACACTTTCAAAGCAGTTCTATCTATTTGTGAACGAGCTGAATTAGCAGATGATGCCTGCCTCATCTTCAATCTAATGTCCCGAAGATATAGAATTAAGGCATCCAATGAACACTACTCTAGTATCATTGAACTTCTCAACCGTGTTGGTCGCACTGAAGACGCCCAAAGATTCATTCAAATGAGATCTGCCTCACCATAA